The sequence AAGACGCGGCGGCTCGCCGAGCGCGGCGCGCAGCTGACGACGCGGGGCATCGTACTGGCCCGGTTCCGGGTGCTGCGGCCGCTGGTGCGGGAGGTGCACGAGCTGTTCTCGGACTTCCTGCCGGGCATGGCCCAGACGGCGGCCTCGCGCAAGAAGGCCTCCGACCCGGACTCCGCGACGGCCTAGGACAGGCCTAGGGACAGGCCTAGAGCCAGTCGAGTTCCCACAGGCGCCAGACGCCGGTGCCGTCGGAGAGGTACTGGGCTCCGGTGACGGCCTCGCGGGACATGACGTAGTCCTTCTTCTGCCAGATCGGCACCATCGGGACCTGCTGGGCGACCAGTTTCTGGAGCTCGTGGAAGTCGACGGCGGCATCGCTGCGGTCCGAGTGGGACTGGGTACGGGAGATCAGGGCGTCGACGTTCTTGTCGGAGAAGCCGTTGTTCATGGAGGAGTCGGCGCCGACGATCGGGGCGATGAAGTTGTCCGCGTCCGGGAAGTCGGCGATCCAGCCGATGGTGTAGGCGTCGAACTCGCCCGCCGCGTAGGCCTTCTGGAAGTCGCCCCACAGCTCGACCGGCTTGATCGTCAGCTGGAAGAGGCCGGTGGCCTCCAGCTGCCGCTTGAGCTCCTCGGCCTCCGGGAGGTTCGCTCCGCGCGTGTTGACGCCGAGGGTGACGGCGACCGGGGTGGTGATCTTCGCGTCCTTGAGGATCTTCCTGGCGGTGGCGCCGTCGGGCGTCGGGTAGGTGTCGAAGAACGGCGTGCCGTGCGCGGCGATACCCGTCGGGACGAGGGAGTAGAGCGGGGTGACCGTGCCCTTGTAGACCTCGCCGGCCAGCCTGGAGCGGTCGAGGGAGGCGGCGACGGCCTGTCGGACGGCGGGCGCGGCGGTGGTGGAGCCGGGGCGGACGTTGAAGACCACGGACCGGGTCTCGGTGCCGCCGGAGGCCTGGTAGCGGGTGTCCTTCAGGCCCGGGTTGAGGGCCGCGAGGACCTCCGGGGGCATCTCCCGGTGGGCGACCTCGACGTCACGGTCCTTCCAGGCCCGGTCGAGCTGGGCCGAGTCCTTGAAGTACTTGACGGTGACCGGCCCGTTGGCGGGCTTGGCCTGGCCCTTGTACGAGGTGTTGGGCTTGAGCTCGACGCTCGCGCCCGCCTTGTACGCGGCGAGCGTGTACGGGCCGGAGCCGTCGACCTTGCCGTCCTCGCGCAGGGCCTTGGCCGGGTACTTCTCCCGGTCGACGATCGAGGCGGCGCCCGTCGCGATCTTGAAGGGGAAGGTGGCGTCGGGGGTGGAGAGGTTGAAGGTGACCGTGCGGCCGTCGGCCTTGACCGAGTCCAGGGTGTTGAACAGCGGGGCGGGGCCCTGTTCGGAGTTGATCTCCTTGATCCGGTCGAAGGAGTACTTGACGTCGTGCGCGGTCATCGCGCGGCCGTTGGAGAACTTCACCTCGGGGCGGAGCTCGCACTGGTACGTGGTGAGCTTTTGGCCGACGAAGTTGCAGGAGGCGGCGGCGTCGGGCGCGGGGGTGTCGGCTCCGGGCTTGATCGTCAGCAGGGACTGGTAGACGTTGCTGAACAGGGCCCAGGAACCGGCGTCGTACGCCCCGGCGGGGTCGAGGGAGGAGACGACGTCGCTCGTCCCGACGCGGATCGCCCCGCTGCCGTTGCCGTCCTCGGGGAGCAGCTGCCAGGCGCCCACGCCGGCGAGACCGAGG comes from Streptomyces sp. NBC_01408 and encodes:
- a CDS encoding ABC transporter substrate-binding protein — encoded protein: MRSVRSKIIAAGLVLGLAGVGAWQLLPEDGNGSGAIRVGTSDVVSSLDPAGAYDAGSWALFSNVYQSLLTIKPGADTPAPDAAASCNFVGQKLTTYQCELRPEVKFSNGRAMTAHDVKYSFDRIKEINSEQGPAPLFNTLDSVKADGRTVTFNLSTPDATFPFKIATGAASIVDREKYPAKALREDGKVDGSGPYTLAAYKAGASVELKPNTSYKGQAKPANGPVTVKYFKDSAQLDRAWKDRDVEVAHREMPPEVLAALNPGLKDTRYQASGGTETRSVVFNVRPGSTTAAPAVRQAVAASLDRSRLAGEVYKGTVTPLYSLVPTGIAAHGTPFFDTYPTPDGATARKILKDAKITTPVAVTLGVNTRGANLPEAEELKRQLEATGLFQLTIKPVELWGDFQKAYAAGEFDAYTIGWIADFPDADNFIAPIVGADSSMNNGFSDKNVDALISRTQSHSDRSDAAVDFHELQKLVAQQVPMVPIWQKKDYVMSREAVTGAQYLSDGTGVWRLWELDWL